One genomic region from Chloroherpetonaceae bacterium encodes:
- the rpmA gene encoding 50S ribosomal protein L27, translated as MAHKKGAGSTKNGRDSNPKYLGIKAFGGEFVRAGSIIVRQRGTLYKPGQNVGLGKDHTIFALKDGRVVFKKGKNDRTIVGIEPVLATSE; from the coding sequence ATGGCTCACAAGAAAGGTGCAGGCTCCACGAAAAACGGTCGTGATAGCAACCCGAAATATCTTGGTATCAAAGCCTTTGGCGGTGAGTTTGTCCGCGCAGGCTCTATTATTGTGCGCCAGCGTGGCACGCTCTATAAGCCCGGTCAAAATGTTGGTCTTGGCAAAGACCACACGATTTTCGCTCTAAAAGATGGCAGGGTTGTCTTCAAGAAAGGCAAAAACGACCGCACCATTGTTGGCATCGAACCTGTGCTCGCTACCAGCGAGTAA